From the genome of Candidatus Competibacteraceae bacterium:
ACGCCGAGAAATACGCCGAAGCGCTGAAGAGCGTCGCCGAGAATTGATCCTTGCCTTCAGGCCGTCACCGACCGGATGGCGAGCAGCGGTGGAAGATCCGGCCTAGACGCTGGATCAACGGTTCGCCAGCCAGTCGCGGACGGCGGGGCCGGTACCGATGGTCCACGGCTTCAGCCGTTCGACCGGCACGCGTTTGATGCCGGCCAGTTCCTCGCCGAGGGCGATAGTCCCTTGCGCCGGCACATGGAAGGCCAGCAGCAACTGGTTCATCTCGAAAAACGGGTAATAGCCGATGAAGTGGGCGGTGGTGACCTCCAGGCCCAGTTCTTCGCGCACCTCGCGCAGGACGGCGGCGTCCGGGGTTTCGTCCCGCTCCAGAAAACCGGTGATCAGCCCATACATTTTCTCCGGCCAGCCCCGGTTGCGGGCCAGA
Proteins encoded in this window:
- a CDS encoding NUDIX domain-containing protein, which codes for MPVNFCPQCGNSLQTAVIDGRSRQRCTAADCGYVHWDNPVPVVAAIVELDGAVILARNRGWPEKMYGLITGFLERDETPDAAVLREVREELGLEVTTAHFIGYYPFFEMNQLLLAFHVPAQGTIALGEELAGIKRVPVERLKPWTIGTGPAVRDWLANR